GGGCGCTGGCACCCTTCGTGGTGAACGTCTACGGCCCCACCGAGACCACCATCTGGTCCACCCTCGCGGTCCTCGACAGGTGCACCGACCCCACCGCCCCGGTCACCATCGGCCGCCCGATGACCAACACCCGGGCGTACGTGCTGGGCTCGCGCCTCCAGCCCCTGCCGCCCGGTATGACGGGTGAGCTGTATCTGGCCGGCGCGGGGCTCGCCCGCGGATATCTGCACCGCTCCGCGCTGACCGCGGAACGCTTTGTCGCCGACCCCTTCGCGGACGGCGAGCGGATGTACCGCACGGGAGACCTGGCACGCTGGACGGCGGATGGCACCATCGAATTCCTCGGCCGGGCCGACCACCAGGTCAAGATCCGGGGCCACCGGATCGAGTTGGGCGAGATCGAGGCCACCCTGGCCGGCCATCCGCGCATCGCCCGCGCCGTGGCCACCGTCCGCGAGGACCGCCCCGGCGACCGGCGCATCGTCGCCTACGCCGTACCGACCTCCGCTGCCGAGGAGTCCCGTGACGAGGCCGCGGACGAGGCCCGGGTCGCCGAGTGGGCCCGGACCTATGACGCGCGCTACGAGAGCGCGGGCACCGCTGAATTCGGCGAAGACTTCTCGGTCTGGCAGAGCAGCTACACGGCGGATCCCATCCCCCTGGCCGAGATGCGGGAATGGCGCGAGTCGGCGGTGAACCGCATCCTGGCACTCCGCCCGCGCCGGCTGTTGGAGGTCGGAGTCGGCTCCGGGCTGATCCTGTCGCAGGTGGCCCCGCACTGCGCGGCGTACGTCGGAACCGATGTCTCCGCCGCCGCGATCAGCACTCTGCGCGGCCAGGTGGCACGGTGTCCGGAACTGTCCGGCAAGGTGCAGTTGCGAGTCCGCCCCGCCCACCAGCTGGGCGAGTTCGCCCCGGGCTCCTTCGACACAATCGTCCTGAACTCGGTGGTGCAGTACTTCCCCGGCGTCGACTACCTGCTGGACGTGCTCGACCAGGCGATGCGGTGTCTGGTGCCGGGCGGCGCGGTATTCCTGGGCGACATCCGCAACCGCACCCTGGCCCGCTGCCTGCGCACCGCGGTGGAACTCTGCAACAGCAGGGAGGGGGCGGACTCCGACGAGATCCTGCGCGCGGTGGACGAAGCCCTCGCCAGAGAACCGGAAATGCTGCTCGACCCGGAGTTCTTCGCGGCGCTGCCGGCGCACCTGCCCGCCGTCGGCGGCGTGCACACGACGGTGAAGGACAGCCCCGCCGACAATGAACTCACCCGCTACCGATACGACGTCACGCTCTACAAGACACCAGTCTCCGCCCGGTCGGTGGCGGATGCACCCCGGATGGCCTGGGACGGGGCGGCGGACTGCGCGGCGGCCCTGGCGACCGTGGCGCGGCGCATCGCGGCCCGGCCGGAGTCGTTGCGGGTGACCGGCGTCCCCAACGCCCGGCTCGCCGGCGAGGCGCGGTCGATGTGCCGCCTGCGCCAACTCCCGCAGCCTGCCGTGGCGTTGCGGCTGCTGCGCGCGCCGTCCGACGGTGGACCACCGCGCATCGACACGTTCCGCGCGCTGGCGGAACGCCACGGCTACCGGCTGGCCGTGACATGGAGCAGCCAGGGCGACGACGGAGACCTCGATGTCGTCTTCGCCGACCGTGACGCCCATGGCGACGCCCCCCTCGTCGACACCTGTCTGCGCACTCCGGCAGCGGGCGGCGGACCGGGCTTGTCGCGGTACGCCCACGCCCCCACCGCCGCAGGTGCGGCCGAGCAGCTGAGGGAGGCGCTGTTCGCCCGACTGCGCCGCGCACTCCCTTCCTTTATGGTCCCGTCGGCGGTCGAGCTGCTGGACGCGCTGCCGATGACGCCGAACGGGAAGGTGGACCGGGCCGCCCTGCCCGCACCCCACTACGATGCGGGCCGCGACGCCGGGACGCACACCGCGACGGAGGAAGTGGTGGCCGCCCTGTTCGCAGAGGTGCTGGGCGCGGAGCGGATCGGCGCCGACACCGACTTCTTCGCGGCAGGCGGCAACTCCCTGCTGGCGACCCGGCTGGTGAGCCGGTTGCGGGCGTTGTTCGGCGTCGAACTCCCGCTGCGCACGCTGTTCGACGCGCGTACCGTGGCCGGCCTGGCCGGAGAACTGGACCAGTGCGTCCACCCGGCTCGGCCGGCGTTGGTTCCCGCCGGCCGCCCTGCGAAGGTGCCGCTGTCGTATCCGCAGCGCAGCCTCTGGTTCGTCGACCGGCTGGTCGACGAACGGGCCAACTACACCATGGCGACGGCCCTGCGCTTGTCCGGTGATGTGGACGAAACGGCGTTGCACCAGGCCCTGTCGGACGTCGTGGACCGGCACGAAATCCTCCGGACCGTCCTGCCCGACACCCACGGGGAGCCTGAGCAGCGCGTGCTGCCGCCCGGCCGGGACGCCCTGGACCTGGTCAGGGCGCGGGTGGACGAGGCCGAGTTGCCCCAGCTCATGACCGCCGAGACCCGCCGGCCGTTCGACCTGTCGTACGAGGTGCCGCTGCGGATCCGCCATTACGTCCTCGGTCCGGAGAGCGGCAACCGCGGCCCCCGCGCGGACACCCGCCCGGCCGACGACCACATACTCCTCCTGATGCTTCATCACATTGCCGGGGACGGCTGGTCGACAGGACCCTTCATGCGTGACCTGTCCCTGGCGTACCGGGCACGTACCCGCGGCAGCGCACCGGGTTGGCAACCACTACCGGTGCAGTACGCCGACTATGCGCTGTGGCAGCGGCAGATGCTGGACGGCGACTGCACGGACCCCGGGGATCCGATGTCCCGGCATCGCGCCTACTGGACGGAGGCGTTGCGGGGCATCCCGGAGGCGCTGCCGCTGCCCGGCGCCCGGCCCGCTCCGGCCGCACCGAGCCTGCGGGGCGGATCGGTCCCGTTCCACCTGCCGCCGCGGCTGCACCGGGAACTCGCGGACCTGGCACGCTCCGCCGGCGCCAGTCTCTTCATGGTGCTGCAGAGCGCACTGGCGGCGCTGCTGTGCCGGCTCGGCGCCGGCTCGGACATCGTGCTGGGGACACCGACCGCGGGGCGAACCGACTCGGCCCTCGACGACCTGGTCGGGCTCTTCGCGAACTTCCTGGTACTGCGCACGGACGTCTCGGGCGATCCGGACTTCCGCCGGCTGATCGCCCGGGTCCGGGACGCAGGTCTGGCGGCCTACACGCATCAGGCCTTGCCCTTCGAGCGCGTCGTGGAAGCAGTCAATCCGCGCCGCTCGCCGGCCCGCCATCCCCTGTTCCGGGTGATGATCAATCTGCGCGACACCCCCACCACGTCGCTCGAACTGCCAGGGGTGACGGTGCGCCCGGAGCCGGTGGACCTCGACCTTGCCAAGTTCGATCTCACGGTGGCCCTGACGGAGCACACCGACGAGCACGGAACCCCCGCCGGTATCCAGGGCACGCTCCTGCACCGCCTCGACCTCTACGACCCTGCGACCGCCGAGGCCCTGGTCACCGGCCTGATGCGGATCCTGGAGGCGATGGCGGACGATCCCGGCAGGCGGATCGGCACGGTCGCCGTGCCCCCGGTTGCCGTCCCGCACCCGGAGGTGCCTTGGGCGCGCGGCTCCCTTCCGCGGGACGACCCGGCCGGG
This portion of the Streptomyces caniferus genome encodes:
- a CDS encoding non-ribosomal peptide synthetase — protein: MPSARSRQVRASAAQAEMWLGQQLDTTGIGFNIAHYLTLYGPVDIPLLTRAIKQGYAEAETFWATFQEIGTTVHRSIRAVPEWDLPVLDLSDHDDPTGAAEEWMRQDREKALDLENGPLFRMALIKVAPYRCLWYQCLHHAAADAYSGQLMERRVAEIYTALVEGRTLPPADRAPLADLLDEDIAYRDSEDFAADREFWRRTLANREAGAVGLGAPAPAAGREQPFLRATCQVPRALGESLRALCSASRSTLSGISIAAAAAYLHQLTGTEAVNIQLPVAARTTRTSKRTPGMVSNVLPLQIAVRPESTYGALAREVSANVRSALRHQRYRFEDMRRDLGIPASESAAFGPSVNVMSYDYDWTFGGHDFTVHNLSNGAVDYLAVMVYGVGGTATRIDFNAHPGCFDQATLQSLLDGFVEHLKSAVTQGPTAPVSSLELLGPDSRRRQLVEWNATARNVPPATLPQLLEAQVTRMPDASALLHDGLRWTYRQLDERANRLAYVLIARGVGPETLVGVALPRTGGLLVALLAVLKAGGAYVPLDPQYPAERLAHVLNDAAPSVVLVSERTAGLVPEGRPTLVLNDLGEPVAGHLAGQAAGLSATPPSDTDRVAVLAPGHPAYVIYTSGSTGRPKGVQVCHANVVNLLAGIQDCVGLTAADRLPAVTTIGFDIAQLELLLPLVQGACLLLASEEQAKDPLALAALVEAHEATVMQATPATWLGLLATSPQTVRRLKVLVGGEALPTGLATDLRALAPFVVNVYGPTETTIWSTLAVLDRCTDPTAPVTIGRPMTNTRAYVLGSRLQPLPPGMTGELYLAGAGLARGYLHRSALTAERFVADPFADGERMYRTGDLARWTADGTIEFLGRADHQVKIRGHRIELGEIEATLAGHPRIARAVATVREDRPGDRRIVAYAVPTSAAEESRDEAADEARVAEWARTYDARYESAGTAEFGEDFSVWQSSYTADPIPLAEMREWRESAVNRILALRPRRLLEVGVGSGLILSQVAPHCAAYVGTDVSAAAISTLRGQVARCPELSGKVQLRVRPAHQLGEFAPGSFDTIVLNSVVQYFPGVDYLLDVLDQAMRCLVPGGAVFLGDIRNRTLARCLRTAVELCNSREGADSDEILRAVDEALAREPEMLLDPEFFAALPAHLPAVGGVHTTVKDSPADNELTRYRYDVTLYKTPVSARSVADAPRMAWDGAADCAAALATVARRIAARPESLRVTGVPNARLAGEARSMCRLRQLPQPAVALRLLRAPSDGGPPRIDTFRALAERHGYRLAVTWSSQGDDGDLDVVFADRDAHGDAPLVDTCLRTPAAGGGPGLSRYAHAPTAAGAAEQLREALFARLRRALPSFMVPSAVELLDALPMTPNGKVDRAALPAPHYDAGRDAGTHTATEEVVAALFAEVLGAERIGADTDFFAAGGNSLLATRLVSRLRALFGVELPLRTLFDARTVAGLAGELDQCVHPARPALVPAGRPAKVPLSYPQRSLWFVDRLVDERANYTMATALRLSGDVDETALHQALSDVVDRHEILRTVLPDTHGEPEQRVLPPGRDALDLVRARVDEAELPQLMTAETRRPFDLSYEVPLRIRHYVLGPESGNRGPRADTRPADDHILLLMLHHIAGDGWSTGPFMRDLSLAYRARTRGSAPGWQPLPVQYADYALWQRQMLDGDCTDPGDPMSRHRAYWTEALRGIPEALPLPGARPAPAAPSLRGGSVPFHLPPRLHRELADLARSAGASLFMVLQSALAALLCRLGAGSDIVLGTPTAGRTDSALDDLVGLFANFLVLRTDVSGDPDFRRLIARVRDAGLAAYTHQALPFERVVEAVNPRRSPARHPLFRVMINLRDTPTTSLELPGVTVRPEPVDLDLAKFDLTVALTEHTDEHGTPAGIQGTLLHRLDLYDPATAEALVTGLMRILEAMADDPGRRIGTVAVPPVAVPHPEVPWARGSLPRDDPAGAASDRTPCTTPEARLCVLFAEILRVDEVGPDDGFFDLGGCSLLIPRLVSGIEKALGIKVTVHDVLRYPTAAGLLRQAAAPDVPDPSGVSLPDARPVDS